The following proteins are co-located in the Lacticaseibacillus paracasei subsp. paracasei genome:
- a CDS encoding ECF transporter S component: MTQRGKAYNIAIIGILGALIILQAYIPMLGYVQIFPAWPAISTIHLTVIIGGIVLGYGGGASLGLLWGLTSLIRAYTSATDPVTLLLFRNPIIAIVPRVMVGLVAAFIFHQLFKKKQTPLAQTVKMVFAGVVGALTNTLLVIGFTWLMFASKAAQIVPGADATNLGWLLMTALAINAVAEALLGGIVTPILGHALLRFRRK; the protein is encoded by the coding sequence ATGACGCAACGCGGAAAAGCTTATAATATTGCGATTATTGGTATTCTTGGTGCTTTGATTATTCTTCAGGCTTATATTCCAATGCTCGGATATGTGCAGATTTTTCCGGCTTGGCCTGCGATTTCAACGATTCATTTGACTGTCATCATTGGTGGTATTGTATTAGGCTATGGCGGCGGTGCCAGCCTTGGCTTATTATGGGGGTTAACCAGTCTGATTCGGGCGTATACATCAGCGACTGATCCAGTGACCCTGCTGCTGTTTAGAAATCCGATTATCGCCATCGTGCCGCGTGTCATGGTTGGTTTGGTGGCGGCATTTATTTTTCATCAATTGTTCAAGAAAAAACAAACACCGTTAGCGCAAACCGTTAAAATGGTTTTCGCCGGTGTTGTCGGTGCTTTGACGAACACCTTGCTGGTCATTGGGTTTACATGGTTGATGTTTGCCAGTAAAGCAGCGCAAATTGTGCCGGGTGCGGATGCGACCAACCTAGGATGGTTATTGATGACGGCTTTGGCGATTAACGCCGTAGCCGAGGCCTTGTTGGGCGGTATCGTGACGCCAATTTTGGGTCATGCATTATTACGATTCAGACGGAAATAA
- a CDS encoding GNAT family N-acetyltransferase, whose amino-acid sequence MLREAQFIDLGAIVHLYQQLTAEMATMAPETYRPLTSDNRQYFADYLQNDLARLFVTETAGTLSGFALVVLARTGDNAEFVPQHFAQLIDLYVIPAQRHQGLAKQLMDAVTAFAKSHDATFIQLNVLNANQTAQQVYAKAGFEPVSLILQKPLN is encoded by the coding sequence ATGCTTCGCGAAGCTCAATTTATCGATCTCGGTGCCATTGTTCACCTCTATCAACAACTAACCGCTGAAATGGCGACGATGGCCCCTGAAACTTATCGTCCATTAACTAGCGACAATCGTCAATATTTTGCCGACTACTTGCAAAATGACCTTGCTCGGCTTTTCGTGACCGAAACGGCTGGTACTTTAAGTGGGTTTGCACTTGTCGTTTTGGCTCGCACTGGCGACAATGCGGAATTTGTTCCGCAACATTTTGCCCAGCTGATCGATCTTTATGTGATCCCTGCGCAACGGCATCAGGGATTGGCTAAACAGCTTATGGACGCGGTTACGGCTTTTGCCAAAAGCCATGATGCCACTTTCATTCAGTTAAACGTTTTGAATGCCAATCAGACTGCCCAACAAGTCTATGCCAAAGCTGGGTTTGAACCGGTAAGTCTGATTTTGCAAAAACCGCTTAACTAG
- a CDS encoding SprT family protein — MTDQELQARVETISLKAFHQPFRHHAVFNNRLKTTGGRFHPADMNLDFNPKLFAVYPASVTDGIIKHELVHYHLYDHHRGYQHRDHDFKQLLTAVGGSRFAPPLPVNGHQYVYVCTHCGRQFVRRRHIDVRRYACGVCRGKLRLQKTLAS; from the coding sequence ATGACAGATCAAGAATTACAGGCCCGCGTTGAGACGATCTCGTTGAAAGCATTCCATCAACCTTTTCGCCATCACGCTGTTTTTAATAATCGGCTGAAAACGACGGGTGGCCGCTTTCATCCGGCTGATATGAACTTAGACTTCAACCCCAAGCTATTTGCGGTTTATCCTGCGAGTGTCACCGATGGCATTATTAAACATGAGCTGGTGCATTACCACCTATATGATCACCATCGCGGCTATCAGCATCGCGATCACGACTTTAAGCAGCTCTTGACTGCAGTTGGCGGGTCACGTTTTGCGCCACCGTTGCCAGTGAACGGCCATCAGTACGTGTATGTATGCACCCATTGCGGTCGCCAATTCGTTCGTCGCCGTCACATTGATGTTCGGCGGTACGCGTGTGGTGTCTGTCGCGGTAAATTGCGCCTGCAAAAGACGTTGGCTAGTTAA
- a CDS encoding ABC transporter ATP-binding protein — protein MAELTLTNVTVNIPVGTEVKTLLQDVNLTVAKGEFVTVLGNNGAGKSTLFNAITGDMPVSGGTITLADQTLNGKRPEQRARHIARVFQDPKMGTAPRMTVAENLLLASHRGQRLTLRSRGMTASKAALKTLAAKTGNGLADALDKPTEQLSGGQRQALSLLMATMRKPDLLLLDEHTAALDPHTSQAIMQLTNEIVSDQQLTCLMITHQVEDALRYGNRLIVLDAGKIVADFDQAKKAAMSRDDVLAFFS, from the coding sequence ATGGCTGAGCTAACCTTAACCAACGTTACGGTGAATATTCCCGTTGGTACAGAAGTGAAAACTTTGCTTCAGGACGTGAACCTCACCGTTGCTAAAGGTGAATTTGTAACGGTTTTGGGCAACAACGGGGCTGGTAAATCGACATTATTCAACGCGATTACAGGCGATATGCCAGTCAGCGGTGGCACCATTACGCTGGCTGATCAAACTTTGAATGGCAAACGACCGGAGCAACGTGCGCGGCATATTGCCAGAGTTTTCCAGGATCCTAAAATGGGGACAGCACCACGAATGACAGTTGCCGAAAACTTGCTCTTAGCTAGTCACCGCGGTCAGCGGCTAACGTTGCGATCACGCGGCATGACGGCTAGCAAAGCGGCGCTGAAGACCTTAGCAGCGAAGACGGGCAATGGCCTTGCTGATGCCCTTGACAAGCCGACTGAGCAGCTCTCTGGCGGCCAACGGCAAGCACTCAGCCTATTGATGGCAACTATGCGGAAACCGGATCTGTTGCTGTTAGATGAGCATACGGCGGCGCTTGATCCGCATACCAGTCAGGCGATCATGCAACTGACGAACGAAATCGTCTCCGATCAGCAGCTGACCTGCTTGATGATCACTCACCAGGTTGAAGACGCCTTACGTTATGGTAACCGCTTGATTGTGTTAGATGCTGGTAAAATTGTGGCTGATTTTGACCAAGCCAAAAAAGCGGCGATGAGCCGTGATGATGTTTTGGCCTTTTTCAGTTAA
- a CDS encoding ABC transporter permease, whose translation MSIGVSAIGQGLLYGLIGLGLFLTFRVLDFPDMTVEGTFPFGAAVAVSAITHGISPIVATLLATGAGMLAGLATGLLTTKGKIPVLLAGILVMTGLFSINLRIMGRANLSLLHQANLFQTAFLKDLPPYFNSVVIGVIVAVVVVGLLMLFLNNQLGQAFIAAGDNPSMARSLGIDPDHQMVLGLMVGNGLVGLAGGLLAQNNGYADVNMGIGIIVIGLAAIIIGEVVFGELTLSQRLVAVILGSILYRFVLLVVLALGFNADDLKLISAVVLAIAIMVPQIDHRLRLRRVLQKGVQAHG comes from the coding sequence ATGAGTATTGGCGTATCAGCGATTGGTCAAGGTTTATTATATGGTTTAATCGGACTTGGCTTATTCTTAACATTTCGGGTATTGGATTTCCCGGATATGACGGTTGAAGGTACCTTTCCATTTGGCGCGGCAGTAGCCGTGAGTGCCATTACTCATGGCATTTCCCCGATTGTCGCAACGCTGTTGGCTACCGGTGCGGGGATGCTTGCTGGATTGGCGACTGGGTTGTTGACCACGAAAGGCAAAATTCCAGTTTTGTTGGCCGGTATTTTGGTGATGACCGGGTTGTTTTCAATCAACTTGCGGATTATGGGACGCGCCAATCTATCGCTGTTGCATCAAGCCAATCTTTTCCAGACAGCGTTCTTAAAAGATTTACCGCCATACTTCAATAGTGTGGTTATCGGCGTTATCGTTGCTGTTGTGGTGGTTGGCTTGCTAATGCTGTTTCTAAATAATCAGTTAGGCCAAGCGTTTATTGCGGCAGGGGACAATCCAAGTATGGCGCGCAGTCTCGGTATTGATCCTGATCATCAGATGGTACTTGGTCTGATGGTGGGTAATGGTCTCGTCGGTTTGGCTGGCGGTTTGCTGGCTCAAAACAATGGCTATGCTGATGTCAATATGGGCATTGGGATCATTGTCATTGGCCTCGCCGCGATTATCATCGGGGAAGTTGTATTTGGCGAATTAACACTCTCACAGCGTTTGGTTGCCGTGATTCTCGGTAGCATTCTTTATCGCTTCGTTTTGCTGGTTGTGCTTGCACTAGGGTTCAATGCCGACGACTTAAAACTGATCTCAGCGGTTGTTTTGGCTATCGCGATCATGGTGCCACAAATTGATCATCGCTTGAGATTACGGCGCGTGTTGCAGAAAGGGGTGCAAGCACATGGCTGA
- the trpX gene encoding tryptophan ABC transporter substrate-binding protein produces the protein MKRMLGLIFIMAAFLGIAYFQTGTTTPQTQATPTVGILQLTTHPALDAIHKGIIDGLKEKGYVAGKNVKIDFQNAENDQSNLKSMSERFTEEHAAATVGIATPSAQALANVNQKTPIILGAITDPVAAKLVKNVKRPGGNITGVSDQAPIAAQLKLIRQIMPNAKTLGVIATSSDDSAQTQAKMVEKLGPKQGFTVKRYAISSTNDLNQVATQMVSQVDAIFVPTDNTVASAMQTLVAVANTRKVPIFPTVDTMVEQGGLATIGLDQHHLGVLTGRMLADILSGKTKPATTPIHFETTGKLILNEKQAKLLGIDLPSSLIKTAEAKGTVIK, from the coding sequence ATGAAACGAATGCTAGGGTTGATCTTCATTATGGCAGCATTCTTAGGGATTGCCTATTTTCAAACCGGCACGACAACACCACAGACACAGGCAACACCAACTGTGGGTATCCTGCAATTGACCACACATCCCGCATTAGATGCGATTCACAAGGGGATTATTGATGGCTTGAAGGAGAAGGGCTATGTTGCAGGGAAGAATGTGAAGATCGATTTTCAAAATGCCGAAAATGATCAAAGCAATCTGAAGTCCATGTCCGAACGCTTTACTGAGGAACATGCGGCGGCAACAGTTGGGATTGCTACGCCATCGGCTCAGGCACTTGCCAATGTCAATCAGAAAACACCGATCATTCTTGGCGCGATTACCGATCCAGTTGCGGCAAAGTTAGTAAAGAATGTTAAACGGCCAGGTGGCAATATCACGGGGGTATCTGATCAGGCACCGATTGCCGCGCAGCTGAAATTAATCCGGCAAATTATGCCGAATGCCAAAACTCTCGGTGTGATTGCAACGTCGAGTGATGATTCCGCTCAAACACAGGCTAAAATGGTCGAAAAACTTGGGCCAAAGCAAGGCTTCACGGTTAAGCGGTACGCGATCAGTTCAACAAATGACTTAAATCAGGTGGCCACACAAATGGTTAGTCAAGTAGATGCGATTTTTGTGCCGACTGACAACACTGTTGCCAGTGCTATGCAAACTTTGGTTGCGGTGGCTAATACGCGGAAGGTGCCAATTTTTCCAACAGTGGACACTATGGTTGAACAAGGCGGATTGGCAACGATTGGTCTTGACCAACATCATCTCGGCGTTTTAACTGGCCGGATGCTGGCAGACATCTTGAGTGGAAAGACAAAACCAGCAACGACGCCGATTCATTTTGAAACCACCGGTAAACTGATCTTGAACGAAAAACAAGCAAAACTGTTAGGCATCGACTTACCTAGCTCGTTAATCAAAACGGCAGAGGCGAAAGGAACGGTGATCAAATGA
- a CDS encoding cation-translocating P-type ATPase, with protein sequence MANKPPYALSSEAVLKQEQTSLTGLTKEAAQTRLNENGPNELAQAEKKGMLARFLDQFKDFMIIVLLVAALIAGFLLSEWADAGIILAVVLLNAVFGVFQESKAEEAIDALKEMSTPNAHVRRGDQVLTIPSSQLVLGDIVLLEAGDVVPADLRLVESANLKIEESALTGESVPVDKTTAPLDADDVGIGDRTNMAFMNSNITYGRGVGVVIATGMQTEVGRIAGMINSAEETNTPLQENLKSLGKTLTVMILVIAVIVFAVGIWRQAASLPEMFLTAVSLAVAAIPEGLPAIVTIILALGTQKMAKRHALVRKLPAVETLGSTDIIASDKTGTLTQNKMTVEKVYYDGQLNDASAGIHGGNPLMTIMNFANDTQVQDDGKLLGDPTETALVAYGKTQNYDVAKALTGEPRIAEVPFDSERKLMTTVHRRADGKLLVATKGAPDELLKRVTDLATGENTAPLSDSERDAILKANKDMATQALRVLGMAYKVIDTLPEKVDSDTVENHMIFAGLVGMIDPERPEAEAAVAEAKAAGIRPMMITGDHRDTAEAIAVRLGIIDQGDDDAVITGAELDQQSDDEFAKNVAKYSVYARVAPEHKVRIVNAWQKKGKVVAMTGDGVNDAPALKAADIGIGMGITGTEVSKGASDMVLADDNFATIVVAVEEGRKVFSNIQKAIQYLLSANLGEVLTLFMMTMLGWDLLAPVHILWINLVTDTFPAIALGVEPTEPGIMKQKPRGRKSNFFSGGVGPAVIWQGILEGLLTLGVYWIAITYPVHSGSAAIHADALTMAYATLGLIQLFHAFNVKSIHQSLFTVGAFRNKAFNWAILASFVLLAVTILVPGFNGLFHVTSLDWHQWITVLGAGVAMIVIVEIVKVFERARRKQRA encoded by the coding sequence TTGGCAAACAAACCGCCATATGCATTAAGCAGTGAGGCAGTCTTAAAGCAAGAACAGACTAGTCTAACCGGGTTAACGAAAGAAGCGGCACAAACACGGTTAAATGAGAATGGGCCAAATGAACTTGCGCAGGCAGAAAAGAAGGGCATGTTAGCCCGTTTCTTAGATCAGTTCAAGGATTTTATGATTATTGTCTTGTTGGTTGCCGCTTTGATTGCCGGCTTTTTACTCAGTGAGTGGGCGGATGCCGGGATCATCTTGGCCGTTGTCTTATTAAATGCGGTTTTCGGCGTTTTCCAAGAAAGTAAAGCTGAGGAAGCGATTGATGCGCTGAAGGAAATGTCGACCCCTAACGCCCATGTTCGTCGTGGTGATCAGGTGCTGACCATTCCTAGCAGCCAACTGGTTTTAGGGGACATCGTGTTACTTGAAGCTGGAGATGTCGTACCGGCAGATTTACGACTAGTTGAGAGTGCCAACCTTAAAATTGAAGAGAGTGCGTTAACAGGTGAAAGTGTGCCGGTCGATAAGACGACGGCGCCGTTGGATGCTGATGATGTCGGAATTGGCGATCGCACTAACATGGCATTCATGAACAGTAACATCACATACGGCCGTGGCGTCGGTGTTGTGATCGCTACAGGAATGCAAACTGAAGTCGGCCGCATTGCCGGGATGATTAATTCGGCCGAAGAAACCAACACGCCGTTGCAAGAGAACCTCAAAAGTCTCGGTAAAACGCTGACGGTCATGATTTTGGTGATTGCGGTGATTGTGTTTGCAGTCGGTATCTGGCGTCAAGCGGCAAGCTTGCCAGAAATGTTCCTGACAGCCGTTTCATTAGCTGTGGCGGCCATTCCTGAAGGGTTGCCAGCCATTGTCACCATCATTTTAGCATTGGGTACGCAGAAAATGGCCAAGCGCCATGCACTGGTTCGTAAATTGCCTGCTGTTGAAACCCTCGGCAGCACGGATATCATTGCGAGTGATAAAACTGGAACGCTTACTCAAAATAAGATGACGGTTGAAAAAGTTTATTACGACGGTCAGCTTAATGATGCAAGCGCTGGTATTCATGGCGGCAATCCATTAATGACCATCATGAACTTTGCCAACGACACACAGGTGCAAGACGATGGTAAGTTACTAGGCGATCCAACCGAAACTGCGCTTGTTGCTTATGGAAAAACCCAGAATTACGATGTTGCCAAAGCACTCACTGGCGAACCGCGGATCGCAGAAGTACCGTTTGACTCTGAACGAAAATTAATGACGACAGTTCATCGACGCGCAGATGGCAAGTTGCTAGTCGCCACAAAGGGTGCGCCTGATGAATTACTCAAGCGGGTGACTGACCTAGCAACTGGCGAAAATACGGCGCCGTTGTCAGACAGTGAACGCGATGCCATTTTGAAAGCCAATAAAGACATGGCGACACAGGCGTTGCGTGTGCTGGGGATGGCTTATAAGGTCATCGATACTTTACCGGAAAAAGTTGATTCCGATACGGTTGAAAATCACATGATTTTTGCTGGATTGGTCGGCATGATTGATCCCGAACGGCCAGAAGCGGAAGCTGCGGTGGCAGAGGCAAAAGCGGCTGGTATTCGCCCGATGATGATCACCGGCGATCACCGCGATACGGCTGAAGCAATTGCCGTTCGGTTGGGAATCATTGACCAAGGCGATGATGATGCTGTCATCACCGGTGCTGAGCTAGATCAGCAAAGTGATGATGAGTTTGCAAAGAACGTGGCAAAGTACAGTGTATACGCCCGTGTTGCGCCAGAGCACAAGGTACGGATCGTCAATGCTTGGCAGAAAAAAGGCAAGGTTGTGGCAATGACCGGCGACGGTGTGAACGATGCGCCTGCTTTGAAAGCTGCGGATATTGGGATCGGTATGGGCATCACTGGGACCGAAGTTTCCAAGGGTGCTTCTGATATGGTTTTGGCTGATGATAACTTTGCAACCATTGTTGTGGCGGTGGAAGAAGGCCGAAAAGTCTTTTCCAATATTCAAAAGGCAATTCAGTACCTGTTGTCGGCCAACCTTGGTGAAGTCTTGACCTTATTCATGATGACCATGCTAGGTTGGGATTTGCTGGCACCGGTGCATATTCTCTGGATTAACTTAGTGACAGATACGTTCCCAGCGATTGCACTGGGGGTTGAACCAACTGAACCAGGTATTATGAAGCAAAAGCCGCGCGGTCGGAAGTCAAACTTCTTCTCAGGCGGCGTTGGCCCCGCGGTTATCTGGCAAGGAATTCTCGAAGGTCTGCTGACGCTTGGCGTTTACTGGATTGCCATTACCTATCCAGTGCACAGCGGCTCAGCTGCGATTCACGCCGATGCTTTGACGATGGCCTATGCTACGCTGGGCTTGATTCAGCTGTTCCATGCCTTCAACGTGAAGAGTATCCATCAAAGTCTGTTCACGGTCGGCGCGTTCCGGAACAAGGCCTTTAACTGGGCGATTCTGGCTTCCTTCGTGTTGTTGGCAGTCACGATTTTAGTGCCAGGTTTCAATGGTCTGTTCCATGTGACATCGCTTGATTGGCATCAATGGATCACCGTTCTCGGGGCTGGTGTGGCGATGATCGTCATTGTTGAGATCGTTAAAGTTTTCGAACGTGCTCGACGCAAGCAACGCGCATAA
- a CDS encoding serine hydrolase domain-containing protein, translated as MSGKHRYIWLGVMLILCAVSIGAGTYLWQQNSRSAVNTKSKSAKTVTKAVRQDRGKSKEEILAMTLDRAATTTEGQPLEQELTNDKFIGSALIIKHGKVVFNNGVGDADTTTHRRNGPTTLFQIGSIQKAVTAVALAQLAASGKLSLDDPVGKYLTGIKTGDQVTLRMMVAMRSGFSLRKYQPTVMDDANIIQWSIANLTYLPQDNYAYQAVNYVLLAGVIEKVAGRSYEQQVKNNIFDRLNLKHTGFLPAMLTDPERAITYTGPAANPYQTAIGEPAVWYNRELGTGNVYTSTGDLYRLLRGIDTGKVLPLSTLKTLRNRNDGVYNAGIYNHADFYSTNGVVAGQMASTAISHDGQNAVILLSNYNSHALNLHDLAVHLFSELG; from the coding sequence ATGTCGGGGAAGCATCGTTATATTTGGTTGGGCGTCATGCTGATTTTATGTGCAGTCAGCATTGGTGCGGGAACGTACCTTTGGCAGCAAAACAGCCGATCCGCCGTGAATACGAAGTCAAAATCCGCAAAGACAGTCACAAAAGCGGTACGTCAGGATCGGGGTAAATCAAAAGAAGAAATATTGGCCATGACCTTGGATCGTGCCGCGACGACGACTGAAGGCCAACCACTTGAGCAAGAGTTGACCAATGACAAGTTTATTGGCAGTGCCCTGATCATTAAGCACGGCAAAGTCGTGTTTAACAATGGCGTTGGTGATGCCGATACGACGACACATCGCCGCAACGGTCCAACCACGCTGTTTCAGATTGGTTCAATTCAAAAAGCCGTGACTGCGGTTGCGCTTGCGCAATTGGCCGCTTCTGGCAAGCTCAGCTTGGATGATCCGGTTGGCAAATATCTAACTGGCATCAAAACCGGCGATCAAGTGACTTTGCGCATGATGGTGGCTATGCGCAGCGGCTTTAGTTTGCGTAAGTATCAACCAACTGTAATGGATGATGCTAATATTATTCAATGGTCGATTGCCAACTTAACCTATCTGCCGCAGGATAATTACGCTTATCAAGCAGTTAATTACGTGTTACTTGCTGGTGTGATAGAAAAAGTTGCTGGTCGTTCATACGAGCAGCAAGTCAAAAACAATATTTTCGATCGGCTCAACCTGAAGCACACAGGCTTTTTACCCGCAATGCTGACAGATCCTGAGCGAGCTATCACTTACACTGGCCCGGCTGCTAATCCTTATCAAACTGCGATTGGTGAACCAGCAGTTTGGTATAATCGAGAACTAGGCACGGGCAATGTCTATACTTCCACCGGTGACTTATACCGGCTGTTGCGTGGTATTGATACAGGGAAAGTATTACCACTTTCAACTCTAAAAACATTGCGTAACCGCAACGATGGTGTTTATAACGCTGGTATTTATAACCATGCTGACTTTTACTCAACCAACGGTGTCGTCGCCGGTCAGATGGCCTCAACCGCGATAAGTCATGATGGCCAAAATGCCGTCATTTTGCTCAGCAACTACAATTCGCATGCACTGAATCTGCATGACTTAGCGGTTCACCTATTTAGTGAGTTGGGCTGA
- the nadE gene encoding ammonia-dependent NAD(+) synthetase has translation MRPLQAEIIKALGVQATIDPETEVRRSVDFLKAYLKKNTFLKTYVLGISGGQDSSLAGALTEKAMQEMRAETGDDAYQFIAVRLPYGEQADEADAMAAIDFMHADVVKRVNIKPSVDAMVAAVEADGSKISDFNKGNIKARMRMITQYAIAGNNAGAVIGTDHAAEAVTGFYTKFGDGGADLTPLYRLDKRQGAALLKVLGAPAHLYEKAPTADLEDNRPALPDEVALGVKYKDIDDYLEGKDVTDQAAETIEKWYQKTAHKRHLPITVFDNFWK, from the coding sequence ATGCGTCCATTACAAGCAGAAATCATCAAAGCATTGGGTGTTCAAGCAACAATCGATCCGGAAACTGAAGTTCGTCGTAGTGTAGACTTTTTAAAAGCTTATTTGAAAAAGAACACTTTTTTAAAAACTTATGTCCTCGGCATTTCGGGCGGGCAAGATTCGAGTCTTGCTGGCGCTTTGACCGAAAAGGCCATGCAGGAAATGCGAGCAGAAACCGGCGACGATGCTTATCAATTTATTGCCGTTCGTCTGCCTTATGGTGAACAAGCCGATGAAGCCGATGCTATGGCTGCTATCGACTTTATGCACGCTGATGTTGTCAAGCGTGTGAATATTAAGCCGAGTGTTGATGCAATGGTCGCGGCGGTTGAGGCTGATGGGTCAAAGATTTCTGATTTCAACAAAGGCAACATCAAGGCTCGGATGCGGATGATCACGCAATATGCGATTGCTGGCAATAATGCCGGTGCGGTGATTGGCACAGATCATGCCGCTGAAGCCGTGACTGGCTTTTACACCAAATTTGGTGATGGTGGCGCTGATTTGACGCCATTGTATCGATTGGACAAACGACAAGGCGCCGCGCTTTTGAAGGTATTAGGCGCACCGGCACACCTGTATGAAAAGGCCCCTACAGCTGATCTTGAAGACAATCGCCCAGCGCTGCCTGATGAAGTTGCGTTAGGCGTCAAGTACAAAGACATTGATGATTATTTGGAAGGAAAAGACGTCACTGATCAAGCTGCTGAAACGATTGAAAAGTGGTACCAAAAAACCGCCCACAAGCGGCATTTACCAATCACGGTTTTCGATAATTTTTGGAAATAA
- a CDS encoding nicotinate phosphoribosyltransferase, whose product MTTQLGEGLTLHTDFYELNMMNTFFEQGISERNAVFEVFFRDLPFGSGFAVFAGLEHVMDYLNHLKFSEDDLAYLQSQTDYSDAFIDYLRHLKFTCTVKSALEGDLVFNNEPIWQIEGPLAQAQLVETAVLNMINYQTLVATKAARIRSVAGADPLMEFGTRRAQETAAALWGTRAAYIGGFNATSNVLAGKEFGIPISGTHAHSLVQAYGNDYDAFKAYARSNKDVVFLVDTYDTLRSGVPAAIKVANEFKGKINFLGVRIDSGDMAFISKRVRQQLDDAGYESAKIYASNDLDENTIQNLKMQGAKIDIWGVGTRLITAYDQPALGAVFKLVSIEDAAGKMRDTIKLSNNAEKVSTPGKKQVWRITRQDDGKSEGDYVALADETIDTQRSLYMFHPNFPYINKTVKNFEAKPLLQTIYDKGQQVYHTPPLQEVQAYATRSTNALWDEYRRILNPQDYPVDLSQRVWDNKMDLIKAVKSAVADREE is encoded by the coding sequence ATGACCACACAGTTGGGTGAAGGACTTACACTCCACACCGATTTTTACGAATTAAATATGATGAATACCTTTTTTGAACAGGGGATTAGCGAACGCAATGCCGTGTTTGAAGTCTTTTTTCGGGATTTACCGTTTGGTTCGGGGTTTGCTGTTTTTGCGGGATTGGAACATGTGATGGACTACCTGAATCATCTTAAGTTTTCTGAAGATGATTTAGCTTATCTGCAGTCGCAAACAGACTATTCGGATGCTTTTATTGATTATTTACGGCATCTTAAGTTCACTTGCACTGTTAAGTCCGCTTTAGAAGGCGACTTGGTATTCAACAACGAGCCGATTTGGCAAATTGAGGGACCATTGGCGCAAGCACAGCTGGTTGAGACAGCGGTTTTGAATATGATCAACTATCAAACATTGGTTGCGACCAAAGCCGCCCGTATTCGCAGCGTTGCTGGTGCGGACCCCCTGATGGAATTCGGCACACGGCGGGCACAGGAAACGGCGGCTGCTTTGTGGGGCACACGGGCCGCTTATATTGGCGGCTTCAATGCGACTAGTAATGTATTGGCGGGTAAGGAATTCGGTATTCCTATCAGTGGGACCCACGCTCATTCGCTGGTTCAGGCCTATGGCAATGATTACGATGCTTTTAAAGCATATGCCCGCAGCAATAAGGATGTTGTTTTCCTCGTTGATACATATGACACCTTGCGTTCTGGTGTGCCTGCAGCAATCAAAGTTGCGAATGAGTTTAAAGGCAAGATCAACTTTCTTGGTGTCCGGATCGATAGTGGTGACATGGCTTTCATCTCCAAGCGAGTTCGGCAACAATTGGACGATGCCGGTTATGAATCTGCTAAAATTTACGCCTCAAACGATCTTGACGAAAATACGATTCAGAACTTGAAGATGCAAGGTGCCAAAATCGATATTTGGGGTGTTGGGACACGTTTAATTACCGCCTATGATCAGCCGGCATTGGGCGCCGTGTTTAAGTTGGTATCAATTGAAGATGCAGCCGGCAAAATGCGCGACACGATCAAATTGTCGAACAATGCTGAGAAAGTTTCAACGCCGGGCAAAAAGCAGGTTTGGCGTATTACGCGTCAAGATGATGGCAAATCTGAAGGCGATTATGTTGCCTTGGCAGATGAAACCATTGATACACAACGAAGTCTTTATATGTTCCATCCGAACTTTCCGTACATCAATAAAACGGTTAAAAATTTTGAAGCCAAGCCACTTCTACAGACGATTTATGACAAAGGCCAGCAGGTTTATCACACACCACCGTTACAAGAAGTCCAAGCATATGCCACTCGGAGTACCAACGCATTATGGGATGAATATCGACGCATTCTGAACCCACAGGACTACCCGGTAGACTTGTCGCAACGGGTTTGGGACAACAAGATGGATCTGATCAAAGCAGTCAAATCAGCGGTGGCTGACCGCGAGGAATAA